One segment of Anguilla anguilla isolate fAngAng1 chromosome 1, fAngAng1.pri, whole genome shotgun sequence DNA contains the following:
- the gpx2 gene encoding glutathione peroxidase 2 produces MAFVAKTFYDLRATTLEGESVDFNIYRGRVVLIENVASLUGTTTRDYSQLNQLQEKYPHRLVVLGFPCNQFGYQENCSNGEILKSLKYVRPGEGFQPIFTMFEKCDVNGENTHPVFAYLKDKLPYPYDDPTTLIQDPKFLVWSPINRNDISWNFEKFLIAPEGEPFKRYSKKFITIDIEPDIQRLLKLTKT; encoded by the exons ATGGCCTTCGTAGCAAAGACCTTCTACGATCTCCGTGCGACGACGCTGGAGGGAGAGTCCGTGGATTTTAATATATACAGAGGGCGGGTGGTATTGATAGAGAATGTGGCCTCACTTTGAGGGACAACCACGAGGGACTACAGTCAGCTCAACCAGCTACAGGAAAAATATCCCCATCGATTGGTTGTCCTCGGTTTCCCCTGCAATCAGTTCGGCTACCAG gaaaatTGTTCCAATGGAGAAATCCTGAAATCTCTGAAATACGTGCGCCCAGGAGAAGGGTTCCAGCCTATCTTCACCATGTTCGAAAAATGCGATGTTAACGGAGAGAACACACACCCAGTTTTCGCCTACTTGAAAGATAAACTACCATATCCCTACGACGACCCGACCACTCTCATTCAAGATCCTAAATTCCTTGTCTGGAGCCCTATCAACCGGAACGACATCTCCTGGAATTTTGAAAAGTTTCTCATTGCGCCAGAGGGGGAACCTTTCAAACGGTACAGCAAAAAATTTATAACTATTGACATTGAGCCCGATATCCAACGACTGCTGAAGCTAACTAAAACCTAA